Genomic DNA from uncultured Erythrobacter sp.:
ATGAGCTCGACCAAGTCGGCAATCGGGCACTTGCTTGGCGGTGCTGGCGCGGTCGAGGCCGTGTTCTGCGTTCTCGCCATGCGCGACGGTGTTGTTCCGCCTACACTCAATCTTCGCAATCCCGACGAAGGCACTGAAGGTATTGACTTAGTCCCACTAAAGGCGAGGCAGCGTGACGTCCGCGCAGTCCTCAATAACAGCTTCGGTTTCGGGGGTACCAACGCCTCTGTAATCATGCAGAAGATCGATTGATCGGATGAAGAAGCTCGGTCTTGTCGCCGGGTTGGTGATCGCCGCGTTTGTCGCGGTGGGCGTCTATTTGGGCAGCACCATGCTGGGCGGCGCGACCGTAAAGGTCGAATCCAGCTTTGTGATCCCTGCCGGAGCTTCCGTAAGCGCAGTTGCGCAAAAGCTTGAAGACGAAGGGCATATCATTTCGGCAGACGGCTTTGTGCTGCGGGCCAAGCTGCTGGGCTCTTCCGACCCCATCCAGGCTGGCGAGTTCAAGCTTGCTCCCGGAATGTCGCAGGCGCAGATCCTGCAAGCTTTCCAATCGGGCGATGTGATCCGCCGCTTCATCACCATTCCTGAAGGCATGCCATCGATCATGGTTCAGGAAAGATTGATGGCAGAAGAGTTGCTTACGGGCGATATTGAAGCCCCTCTCGAGGGTTCGATCCTGCCCGATACCTATGCCTTCGAACGCGGGCAAAGCCGGGCTTCACTGATCGAGCAGATGCAACTGGCGATGGACAAATACCTCGCTGAAGCATGGGCTGAGCGCGGACCTGATATCGCCGTGGAGACCATGCGCGATGCGCTCATCCTGGCGTCGGTAGTAGAGAAAGAAACCGGCAAGCCGTCAGAGCGCCGGATGGTGGCCGGTCTCTATTCGAACCGCGTGAAGACGGGCATGCTACTTCAGGCCGATCCGACGATCATCTACCCTATCACAAAGGGCAAGCCACTCGGGCGCCGCATTCGCCAATCGGAGATAGCCGCGGTCAACGGTTACAACACCTACACCCGCGTCGGCTTGCCAGAGGGTCCGATCACCAATCCGGGGCGCGAGAGCATCGCCGCGGTGCTCAACCCCGAAACGACCAGCGCACTGTTCATGGTCGCCGATGGCACTGGCGGGCACATGTTCGCCGACACACTGGCCGAGCACAACGCCAACGTTGAAAAGTGGTACGCCATCCGCCGTGAGCGCGGTGAAATGTGAACAGGACAACTGGGAATGGAAATGTGCCAACGCGCTGACAATGCTCGACGGTCCTCGGCGAACTACAAACAAGGACGCCGTGAGCGCGGTGAAATGTAGGCCGACCGTAAGTGGCCAATCCCTTTATCGTGACGGCCAAGCTGCCCCCCGACATACAGGGCTGGGCAGAAGGCCTGCGCCGCGCGAATTACCCGGCAGAGCGCAACCACCTGCATGCGCATGTCACCATGTTCCATTCCTTCGCACCTTCTTTGCTTGAGGAACTCAAAGACTATCTTCCGCGCATAGCCGCCGAATTCGCCGCGCCTGAGGCGGATGTGACCGGATTGCTTGATCTCGGCAGCGGCACCGCAATCGCGCTCGCCAGCCCGCAGTTGCTGAGCCTGCGCGCAATGATTGCGGAGCACTTCCACGGCAGCCTGACGGCGCAGGACCTCTACGAGCCGCGTCCGCATATCACGATCCAGAACAAGGTTACCAAGCGTGAAGCGCGCGCGTTGCAAGCGGAACTGGCGCCAACGATCGAGGAACGACGCTTCATATTTCCCGCCCTGGAGCTGCACCTCTACAAGGGCGGGCCATGGGATTTGGTCAAGGCCTGTGCGTTCAGAGGCAAAGAACGGCTCTGACCGTTGCAACAATGGTTGACCGCCTGCGCATGCGGCCCTAAATGCGCCGCTCGCTTGAGGCCCATGTGCCTCGCGAATCCCTATTGGGGCGGAGTAGCTCAGGTGGTTAGAGCAGCGGAATCATAATCCGCGTGTCGGGGGTTCAAGTCCCTCCTCCGCTACCATTAAACCCTTTGAAAACTTGATATTTTTCAATTCCAACAGGGATTAGGGCGAAATTGCCTTGTTGCATGATGTTGCGCTGTTTTCCGGCGATATTCGCGGTTTCCCAATAGATTCCGGCTGGTCCGTGCAACATATCTGCGACATACTCCGCCGGGGTCTCGGAGGCATATTGCGAGGTTGAGAATGGTCGAAAGCCAACCCTACGTTGAGCGTGCCCTATTCATTGTGGGCGAGCCGGATTCTGGCAAGAGTTCGCAGTTGCGTAGCATGTTTCGCGATTGGCGATTTGGCACTGAGGGTAAGATACCAGGTGCTCGGAAAATCCAAGAGAGATACTGGCTCTCAGATACTAGGGCGGTTTATCTACGTATGACCTCGCCTCACGAATATTATGAGAGCCTTGACGAGTTCCTCGACAAGACAGCTGCAAAGTTCACGGCTGGCAACCGGTGGAATTTTGCCAGTCCTCTGCAACCATATGCGGCGCGAAAGATCGGCAACGCCGACGAGGTAATTGGAGCCTTTGTGAAACGCTTCCGCCCAGAGCGTGTCAGAATTGTTATTCTCGACCCTCGTTGGAGTGAAGGAAGCAGGAAGCGTTCAGAGCTGCAAAAGCTAGTGGATGGATTTCGCAAGATCGGCAAGAATGTCGAGGTTCTCATTTGCGATGCCAGAACAAAGACCGGCAATGGCCTGATCTATGCAGATTTCTTCGACTTCACCTGATTTCCTCAAGGAGGGAACAATCGAATTTCCCTATTGATTTAGGAAAATAATTGGCGGCTGGGCGGGGGCGCGCTAGCAGTCCGGCATGTTCGAAAACGCCTTCAACAACATCGACCGTGCCCTTCGCAATGATGAGGGGCTGGCTTCCG
This window encodes:
- the mltG gene encoding endolytic transglycosylase MltG produces the protein MKKLGLVAGLVIAAFVAVGVYLGSTMLGGATVKVESSFVIPAGASVSAVAQKLEDEGHIISADGFVLRAKLLGSSDPIQAGEFKLAPGMSQAQILQAFQSGDVIRRFITIPEGMPSIMVQERLMAEELLTGDIEAPLEGSILPDTYAFERGQSRASLIEQMQLAMDKYLAEAWAERGPDIAVETMRDALILASVVEKETGKPSERRMVAGLYSNRVKTGMLLQADPTIIYPITKGKPLGRRIRQSEIAAVNGYNTYTRVGLPEGPITNPGRESIAAVLNPETTSALFMVADGTGGHMFADTLAEHNANVEKWYAIRRERGEM
- a CDS encoding 2'-5' RNA ligase family protein translates to MANPFIVTAKLPPDIQGWAEGLRRANYPAERNHLHAHVTMFHSFAPSLLEELKDYLPRIAAEFAAPEADVTGLLDLGSGTAIALASPQLLSLRAMIAEHFHGSLTAQDLYEPRPHITIQNKVTKREARALQAELAPTIEERRFIFPALELHLYKGGPWDLVKACAFRGKERL